One part of the Dermacentor andersoni chromosome 2, qqDerAnde1_hic_scaffold, whole genome shotgun sequence genome encodes these proteins:
- the LOC126541344 gene encoding myb/SANT-like DNA-binding domain-containing protein 3 gives MPGKAYFTEEEKDLFTELLQRYSNVIESKKTDAVSLNAKAKAWERLYTEYNSMPHVRRHEVKQLKKLWENLKQKLKKAKAQQIRDVMATGGGPPPEPLDDRLTRVEALVPHVAVRVPNPFDSDRQSQTPASEAVTDIIDSMMHETDSRHHDSDDEFGMNSNLSQAGGFAEATSQQCSPAPPLSSGGLPAETATSRPSGSQNREDAFVDQG, from the exons ATGCCGGGCAAAGCATATTTTACGGAAGAAGAAAAGGACTTGTTCACGGAACTTCTACAAAGGTACAGCAATGTGattgaaagcaagaaaacagaTGCTGTGTCGCTGAacgcgaaggcgaaagcgtggGAGCGGCTGTACACAGAATATAACAGCATGCCGCACGTGCGTCGGCACGAAgtaaaacaactaaaaaaactGTGGGAGAACCTGAAACAAAAACTGAAAAAAGCAAAGGCGCAGCAGATCAGAGACGTCATGGCCACAG GTGGCGGACCACCGCCTGAGCCGCTAGACGACAGGCTCACCCGAGTCGAGGCGCTCGTGCCGCACGTGGCGGTGCGAGTGCCGAACCCATTTGACAGCGACAGGCAGTCGCAGACGCCAGCCAGTGAAGCCGTTACAGACATTATTGACAGCATGATGCATGAGACCGATTCACGGCACCACGACAGCGACGATG AGTTCGGGATGAATAGTAACCTTAGCCAGGCAGGTGGGTTTGCCGAGGCTACATCACAGCAGTGCTCGCCAGCACCTCCTCTCAGCAGTGGTGGGCTGCCTGCAGAAACAGCAACCTCAAGGCCATCGGGCAGCCAAAACAGAGAAGATGCTTTCGTGGACCAAGGCTGA